A region of Carassius auratus strain Wakin unplaced genomic scaffold, ASM336829v1 scaf_tig00009406, whole genome shotgun sequence DNA encodes the following proteins:
- the LOC113072542 gene encoding guanylyl cyclase-activating protein 2-like: MGQIQSDEDEEVELADIQPLYTKFMTVCPSGALHLHEFRKIFGVQSTSEDEALYMETLFKSFDTNRDNVIDFMEFVAAVHLVLRGKLEDRLKWSFKVYDRDDSGKLDRQEVKRVIKVICQLKKKHIHMTPSDICDRIFELLDENNDGQISLSEFMEGAQKDAWIMDLLKLDTNARGWFRENWGKKT; encoded by the exons ATGGGTCAAATTCAAAGCGATGAAGATGAGGAAGTGGAACTAGCAGACATCCAGCCTCTTTATACCAAATTCATGACGGTGTGCCCAAGCGGAGCCCTGCATCTTCACGAATTCCGCAAGATCTTCGGAGTTCAGAGCACATCAGAAGATGAGGCTTTGTACATGGAAACCCTCTTCAAATCGTTTGACACAAACAGG GATAATGTTATAGACTTTATGGAATTTGTAGCAGCAGTCCACCTGGTTCTGAGAGGAAAACTGGAGGACAGACTGAAATGGTCTTTTAAAGTCTATGACAGAGATGACAGCGGAAAGTTGGACAGACAAGAAGTCAAACGTGTTATAAAG GTAATTTGCCAACTTAAGAAAAAACACATCCACATGACGCCCAGCGACATCTGCGACAGGATTTTCGAACTTTTGGATGAAAACAATGATG GTCAAATATCCCTGTCCGAGTTCATGGAAGGGGCACAGAAAGATGCCTGGATTATGGACCTCTTAAAACTGGACACTAATGCACGAGGCTGGTTCAGGgaaaactgggggaaaaaaacatga